Within the Bradyrhizobium ottawaense genome, the region TGATCTTCGTTGCTTGCGCCGGCGTAACCGCCTGCTCGCAACTTCTGATCGCCCGACTTGTCGGCGCAGACACCTATGGTGTCTACGCCTACGTCACCGCCTGGATAACGATCCTTGCCTATTTCTCCGCGCTCGGCTTCGACATCGCGCTGCTGCGCTTTCTGCCCGCTTACCAGACCAAGGGAGCATGGGGCCTCGCGCGCGGCGTAATCCGGTATACAGAGCAACGAGCGCTCGCAGTTGGTATTCTGGTGATATTGGCGGGGACTTCGATCATCTTGGTCTGGTCTCGGCACTTTACGCCGGAACTCAGGAATACGTTTCTCATTGGATTCGTCCTTGTACCGGTTTGGGCACTGTTGTGGATACGCTGCGCGATTGTTCGCGGGTTTGGCGGCGTGGTGCTGGCGCTGGCGCCGGACAAGATCGCGCGGGACGGCCTGTTGCTGATCCTTGTCGTGCTGGCTCACTTCGGACTGAGCCGGCATACCGATGCCCCACTGGTCATGATGGCGACGCTGGTTGGTTCGACCGTGGCGCTCGGGCTCGTCAGCCTCGCGATACGCCGACTTCGCCCCGACGTGATCACACATTCACCCCCGGAATATGCTGCCTCGATCTGGTGCCACACTGCTGTTCCGCTTGTGGTCATCACCGCCGCCGAGGCTCTTCTCAATCGAACCGGAGTCGTTCTGCTCGGCTGGTTCGGAGAAACGAAGGATGCCGGAATCTACAGCCTCGCCTTCAATATTTCCTTCCTGGTGGTGTTGCCGCGTGCCGCGATCAACACCCTGTTCGCACCTACCATCTCGAGCCTGTTCACGCGGAATGATCGAGCGACGCTGCAGGCTCTCGTGACGAAATCCGCTTCATGGACACTATGCGCGGCGGGTTGTATCGCGCTCGCGCTGGCGGTGCTCGCGGAACCCATCCTCACCTGGTTCGGCAAGGATTTTGCCAACGGCGTCCTCGCATTGCGCATTCTTCTCGTCGGCCAGGTGATCGCGGCGAGTTACGGTTCACAGCTATACGTCATGACGATGACCGAACACGAGCGCAGCGCCGCTGCCTTGCTGATTCTGAGCGCGGCCGTAAACGTCGTCGCCAGCATTTTCTTCATAAGCATTCTGGGGCTGACGGGCGCAGCGATCGCGACAACCATTGCGCTGATTATCTGGAACATCGCGATGGCACTCTTCATCTCCCGGCATCTGCGATTGCTGCCGGGTATCTTCGGGATGTTCGGATCAAGGCTCCGGCGCTCCCTGGCGCCACGCCTTTAGCGGCGCGCCGGATAACCGCGCCCGCGCAGCTGTTCGAAGATCCGGATCAACGTCAGCTGCTCGCGAGCAGCCTTGGCCGCATTCCCTGCCAGCAATCCGTTAAGTTCTGCTGCCCATCGACCCAGCTTCGGCCGCGGCTGGACAACACCACCGCTGCAGACCGCGGCCTCTGCCGCCGGCGCTCAGGCCGATATCGTTCTTCACCGCGCCTGCGTTTTTCTGATCGGCGCAACATTGCTCTTCTTTCGTTCGGATTTCACCGCGATGAGGACACTGCAGGGCGGGTGGTGCAGAATGGTGGCGCCGACCGAACCATTTAACCAGCGCGCAACCGCCCCTTGATCTCGATGGCCGACGACGATCAAATCCGCTTTCATCTCTCGCGCGAACAGCACGATCTGCTCGGCAGGCTTGCCGTACCTGATGTCGTTCGCTGCGGCGCATCCGGCGCACTGCAGGCGTCTCACGCCTGCGTCAAGCGCTGATTGCATTCCGAACCGCTGGTTATCCGGGATGAAGGACATCCCTTCAACGACAAGCAAGTTCTCCGAAGGATCCAGAATTGCGAGCACATGGACCATCGCACCGGAAATCGACGCTAACTTCTCCGCCTGAACCAGCGCTTCGCGACCGTCCGGTGAGCCGTCGTAGGCGAGGAGAATGTTCCGGTACATGGTCAAGCCTCCTTTTTCGAGTGTGCGATGTCGCAGGCTACGTCAGGGTTGGACGTTCCTGAGCTTGCGACGACCAACCCATCGAGCAGCCGCAACTCACGCAGTCCATTTCGTATCAGAACCAGTCCGAGGAAACGGATGGAGATGGAGGAAGACAACCATACGAAGCAAACAACCCATAGAATAAGAAGCTGAATGGTGATCACGCATGCCTCCCCGCTGCTGGAGTCTCTCTCGGAATGCGCGCCGCACGATGAGCCAGGCAACACATCCTTGTTTCCAAGCTAAACCGCATATTAGTTTTGACAAACGAATAATATTGCGACTTGATATCTTCTCTATCGATATCAAGGAGGCGCGCATGGACACAGAACTCGCCAGAACCTTCCTCATGGTTGTTACAGCGGGAAACTTCATCAGTGCTGCGGATCGACTTCACGTCAGCCAGTCGACGGTCAGCACGCGCATTCACACACTTGAAGACCAACTGGGTTGCGTACTCTTTGTCCGCAACAAGGCCGGTACAACGCTGACCGCCGCCGGCCGGCAGTTTCAACGCCACGCCGCTTCACTCGTTCGAACGGTCGAACAGGCACGACACGACATCGGAATTCCCGAAGGGTTTAGCGGAACGCTGGTGGTCGGCGGCCGCATTGGTCTGTGGGAAGAGTTCCTGCTGCAGTGGCTTCAACTCATGAAGGAGGCCAGGCCAGAAATATCCATTCGTGCCGAAAGCGGCCTTGAACCAGAACTCATGCAAGGGCTTATCGAGGGACGAGCGGATATCGGGGTCATGTACACCCCACAGAGCCGTCCCGGATTGAAGATCGAGCAGCTATTCGAAGAGAAGCTCATCCTGGTTTCAACGGATCCCAAGAGTAAACCTGAGCCCCAACCCGGCTATGTGTATGTCGATTGGGGTCCGGAGTTTTATGTCAGGCACAGCGCGTGCTTTCCGAATTTCGTCGGGCCATCGCTATCCGCGAATATCGGCTGGTTGGGATTGCAGCACGTTCTGGAAAACGGCGGCTCCGGCTATTTTCCCAAGCGGATCGTCTTGCCTCACCTTAAAGCCCAACGGCTACATCTAATCGGCGGCGCTCCAGAATTCTCGATGCCCGCTTACGTCGTATATCCCCTCGAATACGATCGCGATCTGTTCGGTGGCGCGCTCGAGATCATGCACCGGCTCGCCAACCCGGAAACAGACAAGACAGCTGACAAGAAAGTGGCCAAGCGAGCCGCTCAAAAGCGGCGCTAGGTGCAGCGAGGCGACGCCGCCGCTGCAGCTGAAGCAGACTCGTTGGAGCCTGCATCATCCGGCCCGATCGTTTCTCATGTATCCACTCTTCCGAATTTGATAGCCAGTATTTCTCGCTTGTAAAACCAAGAGAAGCGAAGAAGGTACCCAGCGAGATCCATGATATTTCGTCCGGACATTAGACAGTCCCACGACGTCACGGACCCATGGGAACAGTTCAATGCACAAAGCTCCATTGCGGCCACAGACTGTCGACGCGATTCGCGAATGCTCATCGTCTCCTTGCTGGATGCATGAGGTAGATCCAGCCTACCTCGGCTATTGGTCCAGGGAAGAAATGGTGGCGTTTCTCAAGTCCCTTTTGGAGCGAGAAACGATAGGCACGAAGGCGCTCGCCGACATCGGTCGCACAGCCGACCCTCGGGTCGCCGATCTGATTCTCAAGTCCGAGTTAGACCAAGGCTCCATTTGCATCCTGCTCCAGAGCGAAATCGCAAGGAAAGACGCAGCCGTCGCAGCGCCTCACCGACGTCCGGTCAACGAACATCGCGTGCAGTCCACCCTCGAGCAGGCAATCGCATACGCAAGGTTCACTCAGAACGAGCTGGTTCGAACGATCGAGGAAGCCGTTCTCAACATCTTCGACGCCGAGTTGAACTCTCATCTCATGAAGATACTGCGATTTCATCGACAGCAAATCGAGCAACTTGAGACGCTTCTCGCATAGCGATCTGCGTTGCTGCCCCTGCGTCTGTCGGTCCCGGTCCACGATCCGGATCGACGGTAAACACGGCTGGAGCGGCACCAATCGTGACGGGTGTTGAGGGGTCGCGCCGGGCGAGCCGTCATGCAAAGGACGCGGCCGCCTCCGCTCAGCCTTGAAAGTCATGGAGGTTAAGGATGCCGTCCACAGCCACGACGAACGGTCTCCACACGCACGATCATCCTGACGGATGGCGCCGCTATCTTTATTCGACCAACCACAAAGACATCGGCACGATGTATTTCGTGTTCGCGATAGGTGCGGGACTGATCGGCGGAATTCTCTCGGTCGCGATTCGGATGGAGTTGCAGCAGCCCGAGCTGCAGATTTTCTCCAATACGCACACCTATAACGTGTTCGTGACAAGCCATGGCCTGATCATGATCTTCTTCACGCTCATGCCGGCGATGATGGGCGGATTTGGCAACTGGATGGTGCCGCTCATGATTGGCGCGCCGGACATGGCGTTTCCACGCATGAACAACATTTCTTTCTGGCTGCTCCCTGCGTCGTTTGCCTTGCTCATCATTTCGATGTTCGTGGAAGGTGAGCCGGGCTCGAACGGTCCCGGCACCGGTTGGACGCTCTACGCACCGCTGTCGACGTCCGGCCATCCAGGACCGGCCATCGATTTCGTGATCCTGTCGATGCATCTCGCGGGGGCGTCCTCCATCCTCGGCGCAATCAATTTCATTACCACCATTTTCAATATGCGTGCGCCAGGCATGACCCTGCACAAGATGCCGCTGTTCGTGTGGTCGGTCCTGGTGACTGCATTCCTGTTGCTG harbors:
- a CDS encoding oligosaccharide flippase family protein, which translates into the protein MTSEVVDQDLGSARIRRVALGGVTAFVIFVACAGVTACSQLLIARLVGADTYGVYAYVTAWITILAYFSALGFDIALLRFLPAYQTKGAWGLARGVIRYTEQRALAVGILVILAGTSIILVWSRHFTPELRNTFLIGFVLVPVWALLWIRCAIVRGFGGVVLALAPDKIARDGLLLILVVLAHFGLSRHTDAPLVMMATLVGSTVALGLVSLAIRRLRPDVITHSPPEYAASIWCHTAVPLVVITAAEALLNRTGVVLLGWFGETKDAGIYSLAFNISFLVVLPRAAINTLFAPTISSLFTRNDRATLQALVTKSASWTLCAAGCIALALAVLAEPILTWFGKDFANGVLALRILLVGQVIAASYGSQLYVMTMTEHERSAAALLILSAAVNVVASIFFISILGLTGAAIATTIALIIWNIAMALFISRHLRLLPGIFGMFGSRLRRSLAPRL
- a CDS encoding universal stress protein is translated as MYRNILLAYDGSPDGREALVQAEKLASISGAMVHVLAILDPSENLLVVEGMSFIPDNQRFGMQSALDAGVRRLQCAGCAAANDIRYGKPAEQIVLFAREMKADLIVVGHRDQGAVARWLNGSVGATILHHPPCSVLIAVKSERKKSNVAPIRKTQAR
- a CDS encoding LysR family transcriptional regulator, which translates into the protein MDTELARTFLMVVTAGNFISAADRLHVSQSTVSTRIHTLEDQLGCVLFVRNKAGTTLTAAGRQFQRHAASLVRTVEQARHDIGIPEGFSGTLVVGGRIGLWEEFLLQWLQLMKEARPEISIRAESGLEPELMQGLIEGRADIGVMYTPQSRPGLKIEQLFEEKLILVSTDPKSKPEPQPGYVYVDWGPEFYVRHSACFPNFVGPSLSANIGWLGLQHVLENGGSGYFPKRIVLPHLKAQRLHLIGGAPEFSMPAYVVYPLEYDRDLFGGALEIMHRLANPETDKTADKKVAKRAAQKRR
- a CDS encoding DUF6306 domain-containing protein yields the protein MHKAPLRPQTVDAIRECSSSPCWMHEVDPAYLGYWSREEMVAFLKSLLERETIGTKALADIGRTADPRVADLILKSELDQGSICILLQSEIARKDAAVAAPHRRPVNEHRVQSTLEQAIAYARFTQNELVRTIEEAVLNIFDAELNSHLMKILRFHRQQIEQLETLLA